One segment of Babesia bigemina genome assembly Bbig001, chromosome : II DNA contains the following:
- a CDS encoding histamine-releasing factor, putative — translation MLVYKDLFTGDEVCSDAYAHLNPFDNADFANVAFEVKSNKVAKGNEDYGIACNDDNGLNALSEEGGSSGPAADPGVEMVIDVVDAFRLQETPFTKAEYTSYIKKYIKRVATHLEENQPDRVAAFKTDIQNFVKHVLSNFNDFEFYIGESLDLEAGLVYAYYNGEEVAPRLVYIKDALTEERY, via the exons ATGCTTGTCTACAAGGATCTTTTCACCGGCGACGAGGTTTGCTCGGACGCCTACGCCCACCTCAACCCCTTCGACAACGCCGACTTTGCCAACG TTGCCTTCGAAGTCAAGTCGAACAAGGTGGCAAAGGGTAACGAGGACTACGGTATCGCTTGCAACGATGA TAACGGCCTGAATGCGCTCAGTGAGGAGGGTGGAAGCTCGGGACCCGCTGCCGACCCAGGTGTGGAGATGGTGATCGACGTCGTCGACGCCTTCAGGCTGCAGGAAACACCGTTCACCAAGGCCGAGTACACCAGCTACATCAAGAAGTACATCAAGCGTGTGGCCACCCACCTCGAGGAGAACCAGCCCGACCGCGTTGCCGCCTTCAAGACTGACATCCAGAACTTCGTCAAGCACGTCCTCTCCAACTTCAACGACTTCGAGTTCTACATTGGCGAGTCGCTTGACCTTGAGGCCGGACTTGTCTACGCCTACTACAACGGTGAGGAGGTTGCGCCCAGGCTTGTCTACATCAAGGACGCCTTGACGGAGGAGCGCTACTGA
- a CDS encoding MYND finger domain protein, putative, translating to MDTLGAVVHKEFSYIHIPCDINSPVKVLRFQGTEDSFREEINKHFTRDSLLPEERQGFEKYLKEQLKDTQEKAGVDEKSKIDLTEDLLKTSIDAAGSTYQIIPLTLPTKKNGFIAINCYIDSIGRVKNLPTNARATKLCSTDIRGECFMSKTFDDEDIFKRVDMTMEEYGELFENPPDPTGRWDSSQALSNMLNPQSASALTALSPAKEEPMKHCENCKKEETKQEPLKICSRCKKVKYCSVECQKEDWRFHKRICNAA from the exons ATGGACACGCTTGGCGCCGTCGTGCACAAGGAGTTCTCCTACATACACATCCCCTGCGACATCAACAGCCCggtcaaggtgctgcgATTCCAGGGGACGGAAGACAGCTTCCGCGAAGAAATCAACAAGCATTTCACACGCGATTCCCTGCTACCAGAGGAGCGCCAGGGATTTGAGAAGTACCTCAAGGAGCAGCTCAAGGACACCCAGGAGAAGGCAGGGGTTGATGAAAAGTCAAAAATCGACCTCACCGAAGATCTGCTAAAAACCTCAATTGATGCTGCTGGGTCAACGTACCAG attATACCGTTGACTCTGCCAACCAAGAAAAACGGGTTCATCGCCATTAACTGCTACATCGACAGCATCGGCCGTGTGAAGAATCTGCCTACAAATGCAAGAGCAACTAAGCTCTGTTCAACTG ACATTAGAGGCGAATGCTTCATGTCAAAGACATTtgacgacgaggacatTTTCAAAAGGGTCGACATGACTATGGAGGAATATGGTGAATTATTCGAAAATCCGCCAGATCCTACAGGAAG ATGGGACAGCTCGCAAGCGCTGTCCAATATGCTGAACCCACAATCAGCCAGCGCGCTTACTGCTTTGTCGCCTGCAAAGGAGGAGCCAATGAAGCATTGTGAAAACTGCAAAAAG GAGGAGACAAAACAGGAACCACTGAAAATATGCTCCCGGTGCAAAAAGGTCAAGTACTGCTCAGTGGAGTGCCAAAAGGAGGACTGGAGGTTCCATAAGCGTATTTGTAACGCAGCATAA